From the Streptosporangiales bacterium genome, one window contains:
- a CDS encoding SgcJ/EcaC family oxidoreductase, with protein sequence MPTDEEQIRALIERWAEAVHDGDLSVVLADHADDIVMFDVPPPYEGVHGIDAYRETWPPFFEWQALGASFEIESLDVTAGADVAFAHALLRCGMPQELADDPENRLRLTLGLRKEEGRWVVAHEHHSFPDAGSDSGSAEDEVRSLHQRWSDATAAKDLDGLMEPIAEDIVSYEHEAPLQYVGRDAVREVCERGLDVSSGRVDMEVPDLKVLVADDLAVAWGLNHVRAETANGETAESWSRGTRVFERRDGAWVMVHQHLSVPYDPDTGDVRADLVP encoded by the coding sequence ATGCCTACTGACGAGGAACAGATCCGTGCCCTGATCGAGCGCTGGGCAGAGGCGGTCCACGACGGCGACCTGAGCGTCGTCCTGGCGGACCACGCCGACGACATCGTGATGTTCGACGTGCCGCCGCCGTACGAGGGCGTGCACGGCATCGACGCCTACCGCGAGACCTGGCCGCCCTTCTTCGAGTGGCAGGCATTGGGCGCCTCGTTCGAGATCGAGTCGCTCGACGTCACCGCCGGCGCCGACGTCGCGTTCGCGCACGCTCTGCTGCGCTGCGGGATGCCGCAGGAACTCGCCGACGACCCGGAGAACCGGCTGCGCCTGACGCTCGGGCTGCGCAAGGAGGAGGGCAGGTGGGTGGTCGCGCACGAGCACCACTCGTTCCCCGATGCCGGTTCGGACTCCGGGTCAGCCGAGGACGAGGTGCGGAGCCTGCACCAGCGGTGGTCCGACGCCACTGCCGCGAAGGACCTGGACGGTCTGATGGAGCCCATCGCCGAGGACATCGTCTCCTACGAGCACGAGGCGCCACTGCAGTACGTCGGCCGGGACGCCGTGCGAGAGGTCTGCGAGCGCGGCCTCGACGTGTCGTCGGGACGGGTCGACATGGAGGTGCCTGACCTGAAGGTCCTGGTCGCGGACGACCTCGCCGTCGCGTGGGGACTCAACCACGTACGGGCCGAGACGGCCAACGGCGAGACCGCGGAGAGCTGGTCACGGGGAACCCGGGTGTTCGAGCGTCGCGACGGCGCGTGGGTGATGGTGCACCAGCACCTGTCTGTCCCCTACGACCCGGACACCGGTGACGTGAGGGCGGACCTGGTGCCGTGA
- a CDS encoding gamma-glutamyltranspeptidase has protein sequence MTSSARLPVGVAAGHPATAEAGAQLLRHGGSAADAAVAAVLTSCAAETIMTGLGGGGFATYWSARDRTATCVDFFVTVPGLGGDTEPGPMRPISVQFGSVPLQYSIGGATVAVPGVPAGCAALHDRWGRLPWRDVVAPAAANAAAGVAMPHQQASTLESIAEAMTPGEGALAYVRDGHFLRGGETLRHPGLAETMRLIGDEGVETCYRGELADELVDAVRTDGGVLGHEDLRAYRVKLFTADAVPLGGSTVHGRRDLLDTLGAFAGLPDDVAKLTPGDRALAVARELGGPDGLGDTTNIVAVDADGDACVVTTSLGLGSGVWLPGRGVHLNSMLGEGELHRGSAPAGSRVGSMMCPVVVTDFGELTLAAGAAGASRIRTAIVLSVLGVVAEDLPPDEAIARGRYHRVGRTVHAEPDVSGDVLEALGGRYEVRIGDAPPHYFGGASMVGRGGGGADPRRGGTFVELLPTPTRRPHSPEG, from the coding sequence GTGACCTCGAGCGCGCGCCTACCGGTCGGCGTCGCCGCGGGACATCCCGCGACCGCCGAGGCGGGCGCGCAACTGCTCAGGCACGGGGGGTCCGCCGCCGACGCGGCGGTGGCCGCCGTCCTCACCAGCTGTGCCGCGGAGACGATCATGACGGGTCTCGGTGGCGGTGGCTTCGCGACGTACTGGTCGGCAAGGGACCGGACCGCCACCTGCGTCGACTTCTTCGTCACGGTGCCCGGTCTCGGCGGCGACACCGAGCCCGGGCCCATGCGCCCCATCTCCGTCCAGTTCGGCAGCGTCCCGTTGCAGTACTCGATCGGCGGCGCCACGGTCGCCGTGCCCGGCGTGCCCGCGGGCTGCGCGGCCCTGCACGACCGGTGGGGCAGGCTGCCGTGGCGCGACGTCGTCGCGCCCGCCGCGGCGAACGCGGCCGCAGGCGTCGCGATGCCGCACCAGCAGGCGTCGACGCTGGAGTCGATCGCGGAGGCCATGACCCCTGGCGAGGGCGCCCTCGCGTACGTCAGGGACGGACACTTCCTCCGCGGCGGCGAGACCCTCCGTCACCCGGGACTGGCCGAGACGATGCGCCTGATCGGCGACGAGGGCGTGGAGACCTGCTACCGGGGCGAGCTCGCGGACGAGCTGGTCGACGCGGTACGCACTGACGGCGGCGTGCTCGGCCACGAGGACCTCCGGGCGTACCGCGTGAAGCTCTTCACCGCCGACGCGGTGCCGCTCGGCGGTTCCACCGTCCACGGCCGCCGCGACCTGCTCGACACGCTCGGCGCCTTCGCCGGCCTGCCCGACGACGTCGCGAAGCTCACGCCGGGCGACCGCGCACTCGCGGTCGCCCGCGAGCTCGGCGGCCCGGACGGCCTCGGCGACACGACCAACATCGTCGCCGTCGACGCGGACGGCGACGCGTGCGTGGTCACGACGAGCCTCGGCCTCGGTTCCGGGGTGTGGCTGCCCGGCCGGGGCGTCCACCTCAACTCCATGCTCGGCGAGGGCGAGCTGCACCGCGGCTCGGCGCCGGCGGGCAGCCGCGTCGGCAGCATGATGTGCCCGGTGGTCGTCACCGACTTCGGCGAGCTCACCCTGGCCGCGGGCGCGGCCGGGGCCTCGCGCATCAGGACCGCCATCGTGCTGAGCGTCCTCGGCGTGGTCGCGGAGGACCTCCCGCCCGACGAGGCGATCGCCAGGGGGCGCTATCACCGCGTCGGTCGCACGGTCCACGCCGAGCCCGACGTCAGCGGCGACGTGCTCGAGGCGCTGGGCGGGCGCTACGAGGTGCGCATCGGTGACGCGCCGCCCCACTACTTCGGCGGCGCGAGCATGGTCGGACGAGGCGGCGGCGGTGCCGACCCGCGCCGGGGCGGCACCTTCGTCGAGCTGCTGCCCACGCCGACGAGGCGTCCTCACTCTCCGGAGGGCTGA
- a CDS encoding VWA domain-containing protein, whose amino-acid sequence MSEIHDRHADPAAGSRTPRRRLLVSSVVAAIIGSLVLGACGGAEPATQPTPTPPSSSPYVEDDGLDDLFADSDDDLIPDRIQQALGEDGSEDTCATKVCRKKAEAEVANLARIVRGTSTMIILDSSGSMAAKTKSGQTRMAAAKKAVRDYVANSPKSTEKLGLMVYGHTGSNQRSDRKESCQGIQTLEEIGDLNEGNVDGALDRFEPTGWTPLAKSVREAAKAFKEQNGRTNRIIIVTDGIEECGGNAKAEARKIRRSGIGVKLDVVGLGVEKGKGDSQLSKIAGVTGGRYSSVDDAADLQAYFDKELASWVGAAKVADCIAKSLGPYANCQAQRWEQAQRAIRNEVTTLRAEGKTRAANQLEQRLVDTSTYFASTLTTTGAAAIKAFRSDNPDVKRIQEHLKRTSDGRAALEHVGEPCR is encoded by the coding sequence TTGTCCGAGATCCATGACCGGCATGCCGACCCTGCGGCCGGCAGCCGTACGCCACGGCGCCGCCTGCTCGTGTCGTCCGTGGTGGCAGCGATCATCGGCAGCCTCGTCCTCGGCGCGTGCGGCGGCGCCGAGCCGGCCACGCAGCCGACACCGACACCTCCGTCCAGCAGCCCCTACGTCGAGGACGACGGCCTCGACGACCTGTTCGCCGACTCCGACGACGACCTCATCCCCGACCGCATCCAGCAGGCATTGGGGGAGGACGGCAGCGAAGACACCTGCGCCACGAAGGTCTGCCGGAAGAAGGCCGAGGCAGAGGTCGCCAACTTGGCGAGGATCGTCCGCGGCACCAGCACGATGATCATCCTCGACAGCTCGGGCTCGATGGCCGCCAAGACCAAGAGCGGCCAGACCAGGATGGCGGCGGCGAAGAAGGCCGTCCGCGACTACGTCGCCAACTCGCCGAAGTCCACCGAGAAGCTCGGCCTGATGGTCTACGGCCACACCGGCAGCAACCAGCGCAGCGACCGCAAGGAGAGCTGCCAGGGCATCCAGACGCTCGAGGAGATCGGCGACCTCAACGAGGGCAACGTCGACGGCGCCCTCGACAGGTTCGAGCCGACCGGCTGGACCCCGCTGGCGAAGTCGGTGCGCGAGGCGGCCAAGGCGTTCAAGGAGCAGAACGGCCGCACGAACCGGATCATCATCGTCACCGACGGCATCGAGGAGTGCGGCGGCAACGCGAAGGCCGAGGCGCGCAAGATCCGCCGGTCCGGCATCGGCGTGAAGCTCGACGTCGTCGGCCTCGGCGTCGAGAAGGGCAAGGGCGACAGCCAGCTCTCGAAGATCGCCGGCGTCACCGGCGGCAGGTACTCCTCCGTCGACGACGCCGCCGACCTCCAGGCCTACTTCGACAAGGAGCTCGCCTCCTGGGTGGGCGCCGCGAAGGTGGCCGACTGCATCGCCAAGAGCCTCGGGCCGTACGCCAACTGCCAGGCGCAGCGCTGGGAGCAGGCGCAGCGGGCGATTCGCAACGAGGTGACCACGCTGCGAGCCGAGGGCAAGACGCGCGCCGCGAACCAGCTCGAGCAACGACTGGTCGACACGAGCACCTACTTCGCGAGCACCCTGACGACGACGGGCGCCGCCGCGATCAAGGCGTTCCGTTCGGACAACCCCGACGTCAAGCGGATCCAGGAGCACCTGAAGAGGACGTCCGACGGGCGGGCGGCGCTGGAGCACGTCGGCGAGCCGTGCCGGTGA
- a CDS encoding MgtC/SapB family protein, translating into MTWASGGWQEIGQGWWQILNIAVALVLSAAIGLERELRYRDAGLRTQTLVGVASALFTLVSKYGFSDILGDDVILDPSRVAAQIVSGIGFVGAGLIFVRRNVVRGLTTAATVWLTAAVGAAAGAGLPLLAVLVTASHFLVVYGLSPLARKLPDTRFSIRQLRVDYEVGTGVLARVLERCTALNFVVEDLGSRHLDGSSEAAPRHVSVLLQLRGKQPLSELASALDELDGVTRVVTGDRAEEEE; encoded by the coding sequence ATGACGTGGGCGAGCGGTGGCTGGCAGGAGATCGGCCAGGGCTGGTGGCAGATCCTCAACATCGCGGTGGCACTGGTGCTGTCGGCGGCGATCGGGCTCGAGCGCGAGCTCAGATACCGCGACGCCGGGCTCCGAACCCAGACGCTCGTCGGCGTGGCGTCGGCGCTCTTCACGCTCGTCTCGAAGTATGGGTTCAGCGACATCCTCGGCGACGACGTCATCCTGGACCCGTCGCGTGTCGCGGCGCAGATCGTGTCGGGTATCGGCTTCGTGGGCGCGGGCCTGATCTTCGTCCGCCGCAACGTGGTCCGCGGGCTGACCACGGCGGCCACCGTCTGGCTGACCGCGGCCGTCGGAGCCGCCGCCGGTGCGGGACTGCCGCTGCTCGCCGTCCTCGTGACCGCGTCGCACTTCCTCGTCGTGTACGGACTGTCGCCGCTCGCCAGGAAGCTGCCCGACACCAGGTTCTCCATCAGGCAGCTGCGCGTCGACTACGAGGTGGGCACCGGCGTGCTCGCCCGCGTGCTCGAACGCTGCACCGCGCTCAACTTCGTCGTCGAGGACCTGGGCTCGCGCCATCTCGACGGCAGCTCGGAGGCGGCTCCGCGGCACGTCTCCGTGCTGCTCCAGCTGCGCGGCAAGCAACCGCTCAGCGAGCTGGCGTCGGCACTGGACGAGCTGGACGGCGTCACGAGGGTCGTGACCGGCGACCGGGCCGAGGAAGAGGAGTGA
- a CDS encoding type II toxin-antitoxin system VapB family antitoxin: protein MIFKAVGDKRPYPDHGYTHRQWADIPPRQIRLDQLVTTKNNLDLGQLLADDSTFYGDLFAHVVEWNGTLYLEDGLHRALRSALHQRSVLHARVLVLDQA, encoded by the coding sequence ATGATCTTCAAGGCGGTCGGCGACAAGCGTCCCTACCCGGACCACGGCTACACACACCGGCAGTGGGCCGACATACCCCCACGACAGATCCGCCTCGACCAGCTGGTGACGACGAAGAACAATCTCGACCTCGGGCAGCTGCTCGCCGACGACTCCACCTTCTACGGCGACCTGTTCGCGCACGTGGTCGAGTGGAACGGCACGCTGTACCTCGAGGACGGCCTGCACCGTGCACTGCGCAGCGCCCTGCACCAACGCAGCGTCCTGCACGCCCGGGTGCTGGTCCTCGACCAGGCCTGA
- a CDS encoding 4Fe-4S dicluster domain-containing protein: MDMGAFDDHRPPSAKLVDDCVHCGFCLPTCPTYELWGHESDSPRGRIDLIKAGLEGAELTDSLVTHIDRCLGCMACVTSCPSGVQYDKIVTATRAQIERNHKRPLGQRLLRGLIFATFPHQRRMRVMRALLQVYRFLRLDRLVRATRLHGRLPGSLRAMESIAPPLSKRTDLPVRVPAQGDRRAVIGLLTGCVQDVFFSDVNAATARVLAAEGCDVIVPRRQSCCGALSLHNGREDEAQRYARAVVDMFTEANVDAVVVNAAGCGSAMKEYVDLLADDPAYAERVKAFHAKVYDLSEYLVHLGTVAERKPLSLRIAYHDACHLGHAQGIRTQPRRLLQGVPGVTLVEVPDAALCCGSAGVYNLLQPEAAADLGERKAAAVASVDADVLVTANPGCMMQISQGLAARGAPMPVVHTAQLLDAAITGTGVDGLAKRPQLTE; encoded by the coding sequence ATCGACATGGGTGCGTTCGACGACCATCGCCCGCCATCCGCGAAGCTCGTCGACGACTGCGTGCACTGCGGGTTCTGCCTGCCCACCTGCCCGACGTACGAGCTGTGGGGACACGAGTCCGACTCCCCCCGCGGACGCATCGACCTGATCAAGGCGGGGCTCGAGGGCGCGGAGCTGACCGACTCGCTCGTCACGCACATCGACCGGTGTCTCGGCTGCATGGCGTGCGTGACGTCGTGCCCGTCCGGGGTGCAGTACGACAAGATCGTCACCGCGACGAGGGCGCAGATCGAGCGCAACCACAAGCGCCCGCTCGGGCAGCGGCTGCTGCGCGGCCTCATCTTCGCGACGTTCCCGCACCAGCGCCGCATGCGCGTGATGCGCGCGCTGCTCCAGGTCTACCGGTTCCTCCGCCTCGACCGCCTCGTCCGCGCCACGCGGTTGCACGGCAGGCTGCCGGGCTCACTGCGCGCGATGGAGTCGATCGCCCCACCGCTGAGCAAGCGCACCGATCTCCCGGTACGCGTGCCCGCCCAGGGCGACCGCCGGGCCGTGATCGGCCTGCTGACCGGCTGCGTGCAGGACGTCTTCTTCTCCGACGTCAACGCCGCCACCGCCCGCGTGCTCGCGGCCGAGGGCTGCGACGTCATCGTGCCGCGCCGGCAGAGCTGTTGCGGTGCCCTGTCGCTGCACAACGGGCGCGAGGACGAGGCGCAACGCTACGCCCGCGCGGTCGTCGACATGTTCACCGAGGCCAACGTCGACGCGGTCGTCGTCAACGCGGCGGGCTGCGGTTCGGCGATGAAGGAGTACGTCGACCTGCTCGCCGACGATCCCGCCTACGCGGAGCGCGTCAAGGCGTTCCACGCCAAGGTGTACGACCTCAGCGAGTACCTCGTGCACCTCGGCACCGTCGCCGAGCGCAAGCCGCTGTCACTGCGGATCGCGTACCACGACGCCTGTCATCTCGGGCACGCGCAGGGCATCCGCACCCAGCCGCGCCGGCTGCTGCAGGGCGTGCCGGGGGTCACGTTGGTGGAGGTCCCCGACGCTGCCCTGTGCTGCGGTTCCGCGGGTGTCTACAACCTGCTGCAGCCGGAGGCGGCCGCGGACCTCGGTGAGCGCAAGGCCGCGGCCGTCGCGAGCGTCGACGCCGACGTCCTCGTCACCGCCAACCCCGGCTGCATGATGCAGATCTCGCAGGGTCTCGCCGCGCGTGGCGCACCCATGCCGGTCGTGCACACCGCGCAGCTGCTCGACGCCGCGATCACCGGCACCGGTGTCGACGGCCTCGCCAAGCGCCCGCAGCTCACCGAGTGA
- a CDS encoding PH domain-containing protein, whose product MNVLTPRNYAPASVSRYLLPAENQVISVRQHPVVLAKSFFVTLGVFIVAGIISAQIGTESPAQVVIWVPALVAIGWFAISAIQWWVDWFTITEKRFILTTGIITKKVAMMPLARVTDMSFQRSPMGRILGYGEFILESAGQDQALRSVPYLPYPEQMYRRVCLWIFPERVEEDEAARQEAEDNATSS is encoded by the coding sequence ATGAACGTCCTGACGCCGCGTAACTACGCGCCGGCGTCAGTGAGCCGGTACCTGCTCCCCGCCGAGAACCAGGTCATCTCGGTGCGGCAACACCCCGTCGTCCTGGCGAAGTCGTTCTTCGTCACCCTGGGCGTGTTCATCGTCGCGGGGATCATCAGCGCGCAGATCGGCACGGAGTCGCCGGCCCAGGTCGTGATCTGGGTGCCCGCACTCGTGGCGATCGGCTGGTTCGCGATCAGCGCCATCCAGTGGTGGGTCGACTGGTTCACCATCACCGAGAAGCGGTTCATCCTCACCACGGGCATCATCACCAAGAAGGTCGCGATGATGCCGCTGGCCCGCGTCACGGACATGAGCTTCCAGCGGTCGCCGATGGGTCGCATCCTCGGTTACGGCGAGTTCATCCTGGAGTCCGCGGGTCAGGACCAGGCCCTGCGGTCCGTGCCCTACCTGCCGTACCCCGAACAGATGTACCGGCGCGTCTGCCTGTGGATCTTCCCCGAACGGGTCGAGGAGGACGAGGCCGCGCGCCAGGAGGCCGAGGACAACGCCACCAGCTCCTGA
- a CDS encoding amino acid permease, producing the protein MSLMRTKSVEQSIDDTDHPEHRLKKNLTSRDLIVFGIGVIIGTGIFVLTGIQAAVNAGPALVISFVLAAVACTLAAMCYAEFASTVPVAGSAYTFSYATLGEFVAWIIGWDLVLEFALGAAVVSRGWSAYLQSLFGLPTWLAGDKAIPDFGAIFIVAVLAVLLVVGTKLSGRVTAVLVAVKLAVVAFVVVAGLFFIEPSNYRPFIPPAETQEAAGGLTTPLFQLMTGQATHFGLFGIIAAASIVFFAYIGFDVVATTAEETKNPQRDVPRGIIGSLVICTILYAAVTLVITGMKKYTELNTGAPLADAFTDHGTVGDVASKLISIGGIVGITSVIMVLMLGQSRVLFAMSRDGLLPPRLAKVHPRFGTPWIITTVTSVGVALLAGFVPLAKLSELTSIGTLFAFVLVSIGVVVLRKKRPDLRRGFTVPGVPWLPILSIVACVWLMLNLPADTWIRFLIWMAAGLLIYFVYSSRNSRLAKEERADKLTR; encoded by the coding sequence ATGAGCCTCATGCGCACGAAGTCGGTGGAGCAGTCGATCGACGACACCGACCATCCCGAGCACCGGTTGAAGAAGAATCTCACCTCGCGCGACCTCATCGTCTTCGGCATCGGCGTGATCATCGGCACGGGGATCTTCGTGCTCACCGGGATCCAGGCCGCCGTCAACGCCGGTCCCGCGCTGGTGATCAGCTTCGTCCTCGCCGCGGTCGCCTGCACCCTCGCGGCCATGTGCTACGCCGAGTTCGCGTCGACGGTGCCGGTCGCCGGCAGCGCGTACACGTTCTCGTACGCCACGCTCGGTGAGTTCGTCGCGTGGATCATCGGTTGGGACCTCGTGCTGGAGTTCGCCCTCGGCGCGGCGGTCGTGTCACGCGGCTGGTCGGCGTACCTGCAGTCCCTGTTCGGACTGCCCACCTGGCTGGCGGGTGACAAGGCCATCCCGGACTTCGGCGCGATCTTCATCGTCGCGGTGCTCGCCGTACTGCTCGTGGTCGGCACCAAGCTGTCCGGGCGCGTCACGGCGGTGCTCGTCGCCGTCAAGCTCGCCGTCGTTGCGTTCGTGGTGGTCGCCGGACTCTTCTTCATCGAGCCGAGCAACTACCGCCCGTTCATCCCGCCCGCGGAGACCCAGGAGGCCGCCGGCGGTCTGACGACGCCGCTGTTCCAGCTCATGACCGGTCAGGCCACCCACTTCGGCCTCTTCGGGATCATCGCCGCCGCGTCGATCGTGTTCTTCGCGTACATCGGCTTCGACGTGGTCGCGACGACCGCGGAGGAGACGAAGAACCCGCAACGCGACGTGCCGCGCGGCATCATCGGGTCACTGGTGATCTGCACGATCCTCTACGCGGCGGTGACACTCGTCATCACCGGCATGAAGAAGTACACCGAGCTCAACACCGGCGCGCCGCTCGCCGATGCGTTCACCGACCACGGCACGGTGGGTGACGTCGCGAGCAAGCTGATCTCCATCGGCGGCATCGTCGGCATCACGTCGGTGATCATGGTGCTGATGCTCGGACAGAGCCGCGTGCTGTTCGCCATGTCGCGCGACGGCCTGCTGCCGCCGAGGCTCGCCAAGGTGCACCCGCGCTTCGGCACACCGTGGATCATCACGACGGTCACGTCGGTCGGCGTCGCCCTGCTCGCGGGATTCGTCCCGCTGGCGAAGCTGTCGGAGCTCACCAGCATCGGCACGCTGTTCGCGTTCGTGCTCGTGTCGATCGGGGTGGTCGTGTTGCGCAAGAAGCGCCCCGACCTGCGCCGCGGGTTCACCGTGCCCGGCGTCCCGTGGCTGCCGATCCTGTCGATCGTCGCGTGCGTGTGGCTGATGCTCAACCTGCCGGCGGACACCTGGATCAGGTTCCTGATCTGGATGGCGGCGGGCCTGCTCATCTACTTCGTCTACAGCTCGCGCAACAGCCGCCTGGCCAAGGAGGAACGCGCCGACAAGCTCACTCGGTGA
- a CDS encoding nucleoside deaminase, which translates to MRRALAEAGLAAAAGDVPVGAVVLGPDGGELAAGRNAREAEGDPTAHAELVALRAASARTGGWRLDGCVVVVTLEPCTMCAGALVLARVATVVYGAADPKAGAAGSLWDVLRDPRLNHRPEVLGGVLGQECGDVLRRFFADRRRPS; encoded by the coding sequence ATGCGCCGCGCACTCGCCGAGGCCGGCCTCGCGGCCGCCGCGGGGGACGTACCGGTCGGCGCCGTCGTGCTCGGGCCCGACGGTGGGGAGCTCGCGGCGGGGAGGAACGCACGGGAGGCCGAGGGCGACCCGACCGCGCACGCGGAGCTCGTCGCGCTGCGCGCCGCGAGTGCGCGTACCGGAGGCTGGCGGCTCGACGGCTGCGTGGTCGTGGTGACGCTCGAGCCCTGCACGATGTGCGCGGGAGCGCTCGTCCTCGCGCGGGTCGCGACCGTCGTCTACGGAGCCGCGGATCCCAAGGCGGGGGCCGCCGGGTCGCTGTGGGACGTGCTGCGCGACCCGCGGCTCAACCACCGTCCCGAGGTGCTCGGCGGGGTGCTCGGACAGGAGTGCGGGGACGTGCTCCGCCGGTTCTTCGCGGACCGCCGTCGACCGTCCTGA
- a CDS encoding uracil phosphoribosyltransferase translates to MRTHVVDHPLVAHKLTFLRDESTDSPTFRRLTDELVTLLAYEATRDVRTEEVEVTTPVAPARGRRLCRPVPLVVPVLRAGAGMLDGMIRLLPTAQVGFLGMIRDEVTLAASTYAMRLPENIDGRQCYVLDPMLATGGTLVETSRVLLDRGASQITCICLLAAPEGLARMERELGDASVSVVTAALDERLNDRGFIVPGLGDAGDRLYGVVT, encoded by the coding sequence ATGCGCACGCACGTCGTCGACCATCCGCTCGTCGCACACAAGCTCACCTTCCTGCGCGACGAGTCCACCGACTCCCCCACCTTCCGGCGCCTCACCGACGAGCTGGTCACGCTGCTCGCATACGAGGCCACCCGCGACGTCCGCACCGAGGAGGTCGAGGTCACCACGCCGGTCGCGCCCGCCCGGGGCCGTCGGCTGTGCCGGCCCGTCCCGCTGGTCGTCCCCGTGCTCCGTGCGGGCGCCGGCATGCTCGACGGCATGATCAGGCTGCTGCCCACCGCGCAGGTCGGGTTCCTCGGCATGATCCGCGACGAGGTCACGCTCGCCGCGTCGACCTACGCGATGCGCCTGCCGGAGAACATCGACGGGCGGCAGTGCTACGTTCTCGACCCCATGCTGGCGACCGGCGGCACCCTCGTCGAGACCTCCCGGGTCCTCCTCGACCGGGGGGCGAGCCAGATCACCTGCATCTGCCTGCTCGCCGCGCCCGAGGGGCTCGCCCGCATGGAGCGCGAGCTCGGCGACGCGAGCGTCAGCGTCGTCACCGCCGCGCTCGACGAGCGGCTGAACGACCGCGGCTTCATCGTCCCCGGGCTGGGCGACGCGGGTGACAGGCTCTACGGCGTCGTGACGTGA
- a CDS encoding DUF664 domain-containing protein: protein MTPTTTDAKSYLHHYLQDAREALLWKLEGLSDYDVRRPLTPTGTNLLGLVKHLTGVEVGYLGFVFGRHFDEPVDWIGPDVAPNVDMWANAEQSRDDIVGLYRRTWAHSDATIEALGLDAVGHVMWWSEEQSRATLQQVLVHVIAETHRHTGHADIVRELVDGRVGLREGDDNFMPSVDQEWWKEYRDQVEHVAQAAGRRVRQ from the coding sequence ATGACGCCGACCACGACGGACGCGAAGTCGTATCTGCACCACTACCTCCAGGACGCCCGCGAGGCGCTGCTGTGGAAGCTGGAGGGGCTCTCGGACTACGACGTCCGCCGCCCGCTGACGCCGACCGGCACCAACTTGCTGGGTCTGGTCAAGCACCTGACCGGCGTCGAGGTGGGCTACCTGGGCTTCGTGTTCGGCCGGCACTTCGACGAGCCGGTCGACTGGATCGGCCCCGACGTGGCTCCCAACGTGGACATGTGGGCCAATGCCGAGCAGTCCCGCGACGACATCGTCGGGCTGTACCGGCGGACTTGGGCGCACTCGGACGCCACGATCGAGGCGCTGGGGCTGGACGCGGTCGGCCACGTCATGTGGTGGTCCGAGGAACAGAGCCGGGCGACGCTGCAGCAGGTGCTGGTCCACGTGATCGCCGAGACCCATCGGCACACCGGGCATGCCGACATCGTCCGCGAGCTCGTCGACGGGCGCGTCGGGCTGCGGGAGGGCGACGACAACTTCATGCCCTCCGTCGATCAGGAGTGGTGGAAGGAATACAGGGACCAGGTCGAGCATGTTGCGCAGGCGGCAGGCCGGCGCGTGCGGCAGTGA